GGGGGTGCTGCTGCCTCTCTCCAAAACCGGAATTTAAAAACCATTAACGGGGCTCCGGTGGGGAATTATACCCAGGGTGAAATGGCAGTGTTGGCAGTCTCCGCAGATTTTACCACCCGCAAATTCTGGACGCCGTTAACTGCATCTGGCGATCTCAATGGGTCCTCGGGAACGGTCAATTCTTTTGCTGTGGCAGGCGATCGCGCGGTGATTTTTGGAACCGTTAATAATCCCGGGGTTGCCACCACATCCACTGCCATCAATCCCAATCCATTAGGAGGAACGGATGCCTATTTAGCAACTTGGGTGGTCTAAGTAATTACAGGGTTTATCAGAAATTATGAAGGTCGGGACAAGGCAATACCTTGTCCTTTTTTCATGTCCTCAATCAGGGTAAAGGGAGGTTTTTGAGTCCAACGATTTCCCCAAGTTTTCTCGGAGAACTTGGGGTACTTTTTCCGGTTTTCTCCCGGGATACAGGGATAATCTGGTAGCACTATTTGCACTAGGGGGGTTCCAAGAAATACATCCTCCAAACGTTCGTAGTGACTCCTTCACCGAGTCATCTTTAAAGAAACCCCTGAAGGGGTTACTACGAACGTTTTGCGGGTTTTATTTTTTTGAGTTCCCTAGCGCCTAAAATCCGTGACTCAAGCGTTCTTACAAACAATACTGCCAACGGCCTTAACTGTATTTATTGACCAGAGAGTGAGAGGGGTTCAGATTAATGAGCATTGAATCGGTTCATTTATCAATTGGCGATCGCATTCCCGCCTTCAATTTGCCATCCCAAACTGGGGAGGTGAAGGAAATCGCTAATTTCCTGGGAAAACCGATGATTATTTGCTTTTTCCCCAGTGCGATTCGTATGGATTGTACTACACTTCTATCGGGATTGCAGCAGGTGCAATCCCAATATCGTCAATTCGGTCTAAAATGCGTGGCGATCGGTCCAGATTCCGTAGAGTTACATCAGGCGATCGCCACTCAATATGGATTAACGTTTCCGATTCTTTCGGATGGCGATCGGCAAGTTAGCAGCGCTTATAATGTAACCGGAGAAACTAACCTCTATGGAACCACCTCTTTAACCTCCACCTATACGACTTTCATCACCGACAGGAACTATCGCGTGATTAAAATTTATCCCAACTTCGACCCCTTTACTCACGCTCAACAGTTACTAACTGATGTTAAACCTTTACTTTTCAGTGAAGAACCACGCCAAATTTTACAACAAGCGCCGGTTTTACTCATTCCCAATGTTTTAGACCCCGAATTATGCCAGCAACTCATTGAACTCTGGCATACCGACAATGGGGAATCTGGTTTTATGCGGCAAGTCGATGGAAAAACCGTTGCCTTAATGGATAACAAACACAAAATTAGGCGCGACCATTTTATCCAACCCAGTCCACTCAAAGAGCGGATCAAATATCTTTTAGGGAGTCGAGTTACCCCCGAAATATGGAAAGCACATCACTTTCATGCCACCCGCATCGAAGATTTTCGGATTGTTTGCTATGACAGCAGCAAAGGTGGGTTTTTCCGACCGCACCGCGATAATACCACTCCTGGAACTGCACATCGCGTCTTTGCCATGACTATTAATCTCAATGCGGGAGAATATGAAGGCGGTTGTCTACGTTTTCCCGAATATGGTCCCCATTTATATCGTCCCAACACCGGCAGCGCGGTGATATTTTCCTGTAGTTTACTCCACGAAGCAACCGATGTCATCGGCGGACGACGCTTTGCTTTATTAAGCTTTTTATATGGGGAAGAAGAAGCACGCCATCGCGCTGCTTATCAACAAGCGACTCAACAAAGTGCAGTCTCTGTCTAAAGATAAAAGGGTCAAAAAACCGGGTTTCTTGACACTATTTTTGGCTGATTGTTGCAAACTTTGTCAAGAAACCCTGTTTTTCTTAGCGCTACTGTCTTCCCCAATTAGATAATTTTCACCAGTTTAGGGACTTGCAATCTGGCGATTTCATCCCCTTCTTTTAGGCCGTCCGAAGTAAATAACTGCTGTGCGAACTCCGCCACATTGTCAGGACCTGACTCCTGCAAATTTACTAAAATTTGTTGACTTTCTGTGATTAATTTATCGATATCTATGTTATAATAATCTGGAGAATAATATCCCAATTTGTTCATTCCTTCTCCCAATAAAATCGCTGCGCCTCGCCAGTTCAAATTCCCTAGATGATAAAGCGATACGGCAATCTGTAGAACCCCTTGATAAAATTTTTTGTCCGGTTCTACTGCATCCATCCATAACGCTTCTAAGGTGTCGTGGCAGGCATAAAAATCTTGAGCATTAAACTGGTCTACAGCTTGCCAAAACTCTTCAGGAATCGCCTCTGTCATGGTATTTAATTCTATAAATTTAACCCCAAAAATAGGCGCTCCATGCTACAGGGGTTCGCAGAATGGAGCGCCTATTTTTGTAGTTTACTGCATCAGGCGATCGCTGAACAGGCCCTCCCCAAGTAGGAGCCACCCCCAGCCAAAGTCGGTCCCCCATTAAACGTTCCCCGATATGATTTTGGCTCTTGACCTGTTAAACTTTCTCTGAGACGGGAGGATGGGTCGCAATAGTTGAGCCAATGTTGTATTTTTCACCAGAAATATCCTAATCTAGGCAGCAGGGATGCGATCGCCCTTTGACAAAACGGCCCTAGAAGCCATTCATCCCTGTCACAAGGGAAAGAATATGCGATGGTTATTTTAAAATCAACCGATATTTTAGTTTTGCATCATAAACTGACAATGACCTCACAATCCTCAAATCCTACCCCAACATCATTTGACCTATGGAAGAACTGTTAGAACTCACATAAAAACTCCTCCAATGCGATATTAAAGGCTCTTTAGAACGGGTTGAAGAATTGACAGAAATGGGACGAAAAGACATTATCAAGACTATTCGCAGTTAGGCGGTGATTTTACTGCTCCATCTGATTAAGCAGCAAGTCGAAAATCGGTCTAATCGGTCTTGGGAGGTGTCGATTCGCAATTCAGTTCGGGAAATTCAACGGGAAAACAAGCGGCGGAAATCAGGGGGTTATTACTTGAGTGGGGAAGATTTACTGGAAACGGTAGAAGAAGCCTATATTAATGCACTTGATGAAGCGTCCCTAGAAGTGGAAGAAGGGCGTTACGAGGTAAGGGAGTTAGAAGACAAAGTAAATCGCGCAGAAATTATCGATCGCGCCTTGGGTTTAATGGCAGCCGAATCAGAATAAGTCGGCAAATCTACGGACTTTTTCTGTCCCTGGGGAAAACGCGATCGCAGCAATGGGATACTCAGGTATCAATCTCCCATGAATCCTGGACTCAATGACACAACCCTCTGCAAATAAAGCTCATCGCCCCCGGTTTCGGGTTTCAGGGAATAAGCACTTCTACTCTCCGTTAGGAAAATCCGGCCTAGAGATTGGCAGGACTTGGACCGGACTACAACGCGACCTGAGTGCCAGCCCGATTCCGAGAATTCTTGGAACAAAACTTATTACGAGCTGGCATTCTTTAAGCGTACAATGACAATATGAATAAATTATTTTATTTTTTGGGCAGTCATCCATTTATGGCTTAAAGCAGAATAGGTCTGAGCGTTAAATTTTTATATCATTCTGCTGATCCTAGCCCACCCTAAACCACGTCCTAATACAAAAACGTTGAGAGAGCCGAGCTTGTCACAACAATCGAGGGAGCAATGAATCGTATGAACGTTAGCGAACTACTTGAACAGTATGAAATGGGTCAGAGGGACTTTTCTGGGGTGGACCTGAGTGGAGCCGATCTCAGCCGAACCAACCTAAGCGGCATAAATCTCAGCCATGCAGTGCTGCGGGGAACGAATTTGAGTCGGGCAAATCTGACTAAAGCTGACTTGAGTAAGGCGGCGTTGCAATG
Above is a window of Laspinema palackyanum D2c DNA encoding:
- a CDS encoding redoxin domain-containing protein; its protein translation is MSIESVHLSIGDRIPAFNLPSQTGEVKEIANFLGKPMIICFFPSAIRMDCTTLLSGLQQVQSQYRQFGLKCVAIGPDSVELHQAIATQYGLTFPILSDGDRQVSSAYNVTGETNLYGTTSLTSTYTTFITDRNYRVIKIYPNFDPFTHAQQLLTDVKPLLFSEEPRQILQQAPVLLIPNVLDPELCQQLIELWHTDNGESGFMRQVDGKTVALMDNKHKIRRDHFIQPSPLKERIKYLLGSRVTPEIWKAHHFHATRIEDFRIVCYDSSKGGFFRPHRDNTTPGTAHRVFAMTINLNAGEYEGGCLRFPEYGPHLYRPNTGSAVIFSCSLLHEATDVIGGRRFALLSFLYGEEEARHRAAYQQATQQSAVSV
- a CDS encoding DUF309 domain-containing protein is translated as MTEAIPEEFWQAVDQFNAQDFYACHDTLEALWMDAVEPDKKFYQGVLQIAVSLYHLGNLNWRGAAILLGEGMNKLGYYSPDYYNIDIDKLITESQQILVNLQESGPDNVAEFAQQLFTSDGLKEGDEIARLQVPKLVKII